One segment of Carya illinoinensis cultivar Pawnee chromosome 13, C.illinoinensisPawnee_v1, whole genome shotgun sequence DNA contains the following:
- the LOC122291359 gene encoding putative disease resistance protein RGA3 isoform X1 — MNFGSSEKAVSKASSTTTTNFMHNMQLHEQGIINVGHGQSPLYSKPAYPPSITQATQLKSRFQQYSLITNHQEMAEGVLFDIAARIIESLGSLALKEIGLLWGVTDDLEKLKNTVSTIQAVLLDAEEQWAVNREVKDWLEKLKDVVYDVDDLLDGFSTECLLREMMTGDKMAKKVRIFFSKSNQLVYDFKMGREIKEIRQKLDAIKNDRKFHLEQRPVEIGVRARRRDDTHSYVPAAKVTGREDDKKEIIKRLLSDSENVEILPITGIGGLGKTTLAQFIFNDEEIDKHFQLKMWACVSESFEVEKVVGKILESVTKKKPEFAGMDTLVHDLRKEIGGKKYLLVLDDVWNEDVKKWDDLKVLLEVGASGSRILITTRSKKVAQITQTIAEYSLQCLDERESWCLFKQVAFENGQVPVNSREVEVGKEIVEKCSGVPLVIKTIGRLLSLENFEEGWVSFKNNKLQKIKENDILPTLKLSYDQLPSHLKQCFAYCSIFPKDYVMEKSKLINLWIAQGFIKLSNQNESCLEDVGHEYFMDLLWRSFFQDAEMDDLGNVITSKMHDLMHDLAMSVAGPLITKLESKEKTIGDQKIRHVSVVNNIDFSIEIPTSSTKASRIRTLLSLGGFKDLKEVSSTSCEAIFSNLKFLRVLDLNGRDLDLPSSICKLKHLRNLDLSQNWKIEKLPDSISRLQNLYSLRLSGCRRLKELPRGITKLVNLRHLYNDECYSLTYMPRGLGQLKNLQTLSKFVVNSDAAPKDSGRLSELNTLNSLRGELQILDLRHGEDVTLLDYKGANLKEKEHLQVLALMWSGKNEENMALEGLEPHPNLKKLSIGSYWGVKLSEKPGFSSLTNLVDLELSYCRKLKYLPPLSRLPSLKRLSLFSLDEIEYVSDCSDNNEFSFSSSAFFPSLQKIWINDCRKLKGWWRRSDSYNVDVNTTDHALLLFPRLSELIILRCPMLTSLPMFPHLEEELYLHIASWKPVQQTITNASSSSASSTPIAFSSAPLSKLKKITLEQIEDLETLPEDGLQNLISLQQLTIVDCQRLKSLSQGVQYLTALQNLELTDCPLLDLGNDEHGMQWKGLKSLISLKFKGIPKLVSLPSGLQHVTTLRELQISDCLMLDLGNNEHGMQWKGLKSLISLKFKGIPKLVSLPSGLQHVTTLRELQISDCPMLDIGNNEHGMQWKGLKSLISLKFSGMPKLVSLPLGLQYVTTLRELHIIGCSSLVAIPEWICNWASLEQFTIFRCSGLTSLPEAMSRLTTLRELRISNCPVLDLGNGMQWKGLKSLISLDFDSIPNLVSLPLGLQHVTSLRWLQISDCSSLLAIPEWIYNWASLEQFTISGCSGLTSLPEAMSSLTSLKTLEIQDCPILLRRCELGETTSSKEETGERDREFVKKI, encoded by the exons atgaattttggaAGTTCAGAAAAGGCAGTAAGCAAAGCATCTTCAACGACAACAACAAATTTCATGCATAACATGCAACTGCACGAGCAGGGCATTATAAATGTTGGTCACGGCCAGAGTCCTCTGTATTCAAAGCCAGCATATCCTCCTTCCATCACTCAAGCAACTCAACTCAAGAGCCGTTTTCAGCAATATTCCTTGATCACCAACCATCAAGAAATGGCAGAAGGCGTTCTCTTCGACATTGCTGCACGAATCATTGAGAGCTTGGGCTCCCTGGCTCTCAAAGAGATCGGACTGCTCTGGGGTGTCACAGATGACCTTGAGAAGCTCAAGAACACCGTTTCGACAATCCAAGCCGTGCTTCTTGATGCCGAGGAGCAATGGGCAGTGAACCGAGAAGTTAAAGATTGGCTTGAAAAGCTTAAGGATGTCGTTTATGATGTAGACGACTTGCTGGATGGTTTCTCCACTGAATGTCTGTTGCGAGAGATGATGACTGGGGATAAGATGGCAAAAAAGGTACGAATCTTCTTCTCCAAATCAAACCAGCTTGTCTATGATTTTAAAATGGGCCGTGAGATTAAGGAGATTAGACAGAAGTTAGATGCCATAAAAAATGATAGGAAATTCCACTTGGAGCAACGCCCTGTAGAGATAGGAGTCAGGGCTAGGAGGAGGGATGATACTCATTCCTATGTACCTGCGGCAAAAGTTACTGGTAGAGAAGATGACAAGAAGGAGATCATAAAAAGACTTCTTTCTGATTCCGAGAATGTCGAAATCCTTCCGATTACTGGCATAGGAGGCTTAGGAAAGACCACACTAGCTCAATTCATCTTTAATGATGAGGAAATAGATAAACATTTTCAACTTAAAATGTGGGCTTGTGTCTCTGAGAGTTTTGAAGTCGAGAAAGTTGTTGGAAAAATCTTAGAATCGGTAACAAAAAAGAAGCCAGAGTTTGCGGGAATGGATACATTGGTGCATGATCTTCGAAAAGAAATCGGTGGAAAGAAATACTTACTTGTGTTGGATGATGTTTGGAATGAGGATGTTAAAAAATGGGATGATTTGAAAGTACTGTTGGAGGTTGGTGCAAGTGGCAGTAGAATATTAATAACTACACGAAGTAAAAAAGTTGCTCAAATTACCCAAACAATTGCAGAATATTCCTTACAGTGTTTAGACGAACGGGAGTCATGGTGTTTATTCAAGCAAGTGGCATTTGAGAATGGACAAGTGCCTGTTAATTCTAGAGAAGTGGAAGTTGGAAAGGAGATTGTAGAAAAGTGTTCAGGTGTCCCTCTTGTCATCAAAACAATTGGAAGGTTACTCTCCttggaaaattttgaagaaGGGTGGGTTTCTTTCAAAAACAATAagctgcaaaaaataaaagaaaatgacatcTTACCAACTCTTAAGCTGAGTTATGATCAACTTCCATCACATTTGAAACAATGTTTTGCTTATTGTAGTATATTTCCAAAGGATTACGTGAtggaaaaatcaaaattgaTAAATCTCTGGATAGCACAGGGGTTTATCAAGCTATCCAATCAAAATGAATCATGTCTTGAAGATGTTGGTCATGAGTATTTCATGGATTTACTTTGGAGATCGTTCTTTCAAGACGCTGAAATGGATGATCTGGGAAACGTGATTACGAGTAAAATGCATGACCTCATGCATGATCTTGCAATGTCAGTAGCAGGACCATTGATCACCAAACTAGAATCCAAGGAAAAAACCATTGGTGATCAGAAAATTCGGCACGTATCTGTTGTCAACAATATAGATTTTTCCATTGAAATTCCAACTTCCTCGACTAAAGCCAGTAGGATTCGAACACTTCTTTCGCTTGGTGGATTCAAGGATTTGAAAGAAGTGTCAAGTACTTCATGTGaagcaatattttcaaatttgaagttcTTGCGCGTGCTGGATTTAAATGGAAGAGATCTCGATCTACCGAGTTCCATATGTAAGTTGAAGCATCTAAGAAATCTTGATCTTTCACAGAATTGGAAAATCGAGAAGCTGCCCGATTCCATAAGTAGATTGCAAAATTTGTATTCACTAAGACTCTCTGGATGCCGGAGACTTAAAGAATTGCCTAGAGGAATTACGAAATTAGTCAACCTCAGGCATCTTTACAATGATGAATGTTATAGTTTGACTTATATGCCACGTGGATTGGGGCAATTGAAAAATCTCCAGACATTATCTAAGTTTGTTGTCAACTCAGATGCAGCCCCAAAAGATAGTGGCCGGTTAAGTGAGCTAAATACACTAAATAGCTTAAGAGGAGAATTACAGATTTTGGATTTGAGACATGGGGAAGACGTCACATTATTAGACTATAAGGGTGCAAATCTAAAGGAGAAAGAACATCTTCAGGTTTTGGCTTTAATGTGGAGcggaaaaaatgaagaaaatatggCATTGGAAGGCCTTGAACCTCACCCAAATCTTAAAAAGTTGTCCATTGGTTCTTATTGGGGTGTGAAGCTTTCGGAAAAACCAGGTTTTTCGTCACTCACAAATCTTGTTGATTTGGAATTAAGCTATTGTAGGAAATTGAAATATTTGCCACCACTGAGTCGACTACCCTCTCTTAAGAGACTTTCTCTGTTCAGTCTTGATGAAATAGAGTACGTATCAGATTGTAGTGACAACAatgagttttctttttcttcatcagCATTCTTCCCATCTCTGCAGAAAATTTGGATCAATGACTGTCGTAAGCTGAAGGGCTGGTGGAGGAGGAGTGATTCTTATAATGTGGATGTCAATACTACTGATCATGCTTTACTGCTATTTCCTCGTCTTtcagaattaataatattgCGTTGCCCTATGTTGACTTCATTGCCAATGTTTCCACATCTGGAAGAAGAGTTATACCTACACATTGCCAGCTGGAAGCCAGTGCAACAAACAATAACGaatgcctcctcctcctccgctTCCTCTACACCCATTGCCTTTTCATCTGCTCCTCTCtccaaattgaagaaaataacGTTAGAACAAATTGAGGATCTAGAAACACTGCCAGAGGATGGGTTGCAAAACCTCATATCTCTCCAGCAATTGACAATAGTTGACTGCCAAAGATTAAAGTCTCTCTCCCAAGGTGTACAATATCTCACTGCGCTTCAAAACCTGGAGCTTACTGATTGTCCTCTGCTTGATCTAGGCAACGATGAGCACGGGATGCAATGGAAAGGGCTTAAAAGCCTCATCTCTTTGAAGTTTAAAGGTATTCCGAAACTGGTATCTCTCCCTTCAGGGCTTCAACATGTTACCACTCTACGAGAGCTCCAAATCTCAGATTGTCTCATGCTTGATCTAGGCAACAATGAGCACGGGATGCAATGGAAAGGGCTTAAAAGCCTCATCTCTTTGAAGTTTAAAGGTATTCCGAAACTGGTATCTCTCCCTTCGGGGCTTCAACATGTTACCACTCTACGAGAGCTCCAAATCTCAGATTGTCCCATGCTTGATATAGGCAACAATGAGCACGGGATGCAATGGAAGGGGCTTAAAAGCCTCATCTCTTTGAAGTTTTCGGGTATGCCGAAATTGGTGTCTCTCCCATTGGGGCTTCAATATGTTACAACTCTACGAGAGCTCCATATCATAGGTTGTTCGAGCTTGGTGGCTATACCAGAGTGGATCTGCAATTGGGCATCACTTGAGCAGTTCACAATTTTTAGATGCTCTGGTTTAACATCACTGCCTGAAGCAATGAGTAGGCTAACCACTCTACGAGAGCTCCGAATCTCAAATTGTCCCGTGCTTGATCTAGGCAACGGTATGCAATGGAAAGGGCTTAAAAGCCTCATCTCTTTAGATTTTGATAGCATTCCGAATCTGGTGTCTCTCCCATTGGGGCTTCAACATGTTACCTCTCTACGATGGCTCCAAATCTCAGATTGTTCAAGCTTGTTGGCTATACCAGAGTGGATCTACAATTGGGCATCGCTTGAGCAGTTCACAATTTCTGGATGCTCTGGTTTAACATCACTGCCTGAAGCAATGAGTAGTCTAACCTCTTTGAAAACGTTGGAAATTCAAGATTGCCCCATCTTATTACGAAGATGCGAACTTGGAG aaACGACTTCGAGTAAAGAAGAAACAGGGGAGAGGGATCGAGagtttgttaaaaaaatctaa
- the LOC122291359 gene encoding disease resistance protein RGA2-like isoform X2, with amino-acid sequence MNFGSSEKAVSKASSTTTTNFMHNMQLHEQGIINVGHGQSPLYSKPAYPPSITQATQLKSRFQQYSLITNHQEMAEGVLFDIAARIIESLGSLALKEIGLLWGVTDDLEKLKNTVSTIQAVLLDAEEQWAVNREVKDWLEKLKDVVYDVDDLLDGFSTECLLREMMTGDKMAKKVRIFFSKSNQLVYDFKMGREIKEIRQKLDAIKNDRKFHLEQRPVEIGVRARRRDDTHSYVPAAKVTGREDDKKEIIKRLLSDSENVEILPITGIGGLGKTTLAQFIFNDEEIDKHFQLKMWACVSESFEVEKVVGKILESVTKKKPEFAGMDTLVHDLRKEIGGKKYLLVLDDVWNEDVKKWDDLKVLLEVGASGSRILITTRSKKVAQITQTIAEYSLQCLDERESWCLFKQVAFENGQVPVNSREVEVGKEIVEKCSGVPLVIKTIGRLLSLENFEEGWVSFKNNKLQKIKENDILPTLKLSYDQLPSHLKQCFAYCSIFPKDYVMEKSKLINLWIAQGFIKLSNQNESCLEDVGHEYFMDLLWRSFFQDAEMDDLGNVITSKMHDLMHDLAMSVAGPLITKLESKEKTIGDQKIRHVSVVNNIDFSIEIPTSSTKASRIRTLLSLGGFKDLKEVSSTSCEAIFSNLKFLRVLDLNGRDLDLPSSICKLKHLRNLDLSQNWKIEKLPDSISRLQNLYSLRLSGCRRLKELPRGITKLVNLRHLYNDECYSLTYMPRGLGQLKNLQTLSKFVVNSDAAPKDSGRLSELNTLNSLRGELQILDLRHGEDVTLLDYKGANLKEKEHLQVLALMWSGKNEENMALEGLEPHPNLKKLSIGSYWGVKLSEKPGFSSLTNLVDLELSYCRKLKYLPPLSRLPSLKRLSLFSLDEIEYVSDCSDNNEFSFSSSAFFPSLQKIWINDCRKLKGWWRRSDSYNVDVNTTDHALLLFPRLSELIILRCPMLTSLPMFPHLEEELYLHIASWKPVQQTITNASSSSASSTPIAFSSAPLSKLKKITLEQIEDLETLPEDGLQNLISLQQLTIVDCQRLKSLSQGVQYLTALQNLELTDCPLLDLGNDEHGMQWKGLKSLISLKFKGIPKLVSLPSGLQHVTTLRELQISDCLMLDLGNNEHGMQWKGLKSLISLKFKGIPKLVSLPSGLQHVTTLRELQISDCPMLDIGNNEHGMQWKGLKSLISLKFSGMPKLVSLPLGLQYVTTLRELHIIGCSSLVAIPEWICNWASLEQFTIFRCSGLTSLPEAMSRLTTLRELRISNCPVLDLGNGMQWKGLKSLISLDFDSIPNLVSLPLGLQHVTSLRWLQISDCSSLLAIPEWIYNWASLEQFTISGCSGLTSLPEAMSSLTSLKTLEIQDCPILLRRCELGGEDRPKIAHIPKLDFRLRP; translated from the coding sequence atgaattttggaAGTTCAGAAAAGGCAGTAAGCAAAGCATCTTCAACGACAACAACAAATTTCATGCATAACATGCAACTGCACGAGCAGGGCATTATAAATGTTGGTCACGGCCAGAGTCCTCTGTATTCAAAGCCAGCATATCCTCCTTCCATCACTCAAGCAACTCAACTCAAGAGCCGTTTTCAGCAATATTCCTTGATCACCAACCATCAAGAAATGGCAGAAGGCGTTCTCTTCGACATTGCTGCACGAATCATTGAGAGCTTGGGCTCCCTGGCTCTCAAAGAGATCGGACTGCTCTGGGGTGTCACAGATGACCTTGAGAAGCTCAAGAACACCGTTTCGACAATCCAAGCCGTGCTTCTTGATGCCGAGGAGCAATGGGCAGTGAACCGAGAAGTTAAAGATTGGCTTGAAAAGCTTAAGGATGTCGTTTATGATGTAGACGACTTGCTGGATGGTTTCTCCACTGAATGTCTGTTGCGAGAGATGATGACTGGGGATAAGATGGCAAAAAAGGTACGAATCTTCTTCTCCAAATCAAACCAGCTTGTCTATGATTTTAAAATGGGCCGTGAGATTAAGGAGATTAGACAGAAGTTAGATGCCATAAAAAATGATAGGAAATTCCACTTGGAGCAACGCCCTGTAGAGATAGGAGTCAGGGCTAGGAGGAGGGATGATACTCATTCCTATGTACCTGCGGCAAAAGTTACTGGTAGAGAAGATGACAAGAAGGAGATCATAAAAAGACTTCTTTCTGATTCCGAGAATGTCGAAATCCTTCCGATTACTGGCATAGGAGGCTTAGGAAAGACCACACTAGCTCAATTCATCTTTAATGATGAGGAAATAGATAAACATTTTCAACTTAAAATGTGGGCTTGTGTCTCTGAGAGTTTTGAAGTCGAGAAAGTTGTTGGAAAAATCTTAGAATCGGTAACAAAAAAGAAGCCAGAGTTTGCGGGAATGGATACATTGGTGCATGATCTTCGAAAAGAAATCGGTGGAAAGAAATACTTACTTGTGTTGGATGATGTTTGGAATGAGGATGTTAAAAAATGGGATGATTTGAAAGTACTGTTGGAGGTTGGTGCAAGTGGCAGTAGAATATTAATAACTACACGAAGTAAAAAAGTTGCTCAAATTACCCAAACAATTGCAGAATATTCCTTACAGTGTTTAGACGAACGGGAGTCATGGTGTTTATTCAAGCAAGTGGCATTTGAGAATGGACAAGTGCCTGTTAATTCTAGAGAAGTGGAAGTTGGAAAGGAGATTGTAGAAAAGTGTTCAGGTGTCCCTCTTGTCATCAAAACAATTGGAAGGTTACTCTCCttggaaaattttgaagaaGGGTGGGTTTCTTTCAAAAACAATAagctgcaaaaaataaaagaaaatgacatcTTACCAACTCTTAAGCTGAGTTATGATCAACTTCCATCACATTTGAAACAATGTTTTGCTTATTGTAGTATATTTCCAAAGGATTACGTGAtggaaaaatcaaaattgaTAAATCTCTGGATAGCACAGGGGTTTATCAAGCTATCCAATCAAAATGAATCATGTCTTGAAGATGTTGGTCATGAGTATTTCATGGATTTACTTTGGAGATCGTTCTTTCAAGACGCTGAAATGGATGATCTGGGAAACGTGATTACGAGTAAAATGCATGACCTCATGCATGATCTTGCAATGTCAGTAGCAGGACCATTGATCACCAAACTAGAATCCAAGGAAAAAACCATTGGTGATCAGAAAATTCGGCACGTATCTGTTGTCAACAATATAGATTTTTCCATTGAAATTCCAACTTCCTCGACTAAAGCCAGTAGGATTCGAACACTTCTTTCGCTTGGTGGATTCAAGGATTTGAAAGAAGTGTCAAGTACTTCATGTGaagcaatattttcaaatttgaagttcTTGCGCGTGCTGGATTTAAATGGAAGAGATCTCGATCTACCGAGTTCCATATGTAAGTTGAAGCATCTAAGAAATCTTGATCTTTCACAGAATTGGAAAATCGAGAAGCTGCCCGATTCCATAAGTAGATTGCAAAATTTGTATTCACTAAGACTCTCTGGATGCCGGAGACTTAAAGAATTGCCTAGAGGAATTACGAAATTAGTCAACCTCAGGCATCTTTACAATGATGAATGTTATAGTTTGACTTATATGCCACGTGGATTGGGGCAATTGAAAAATCTCCAGACATTATCTAAGTTTGTTGTCAACTCAGATGCAGCCCCAAAAGATAGTGGCCGGTTAAGTGAGCTAAATACACTAAATAGCTTAAGAGGAGAATTACAGATTTTGGATTTGAGACATGGGGAAGACGTCACATTATTAGACTATAAGGGTGCAAATCTAAAGGAGAAAGAACATCTTCAGGTTTTGGCTTTAATGTGGAGcggaaaaaatgaagaaaatatggCATTGGAAGGCCTTGAACCTCACCCAAATCTTAAAAAGTTGTCCATTGGTTCTTATTGGGGTGTGAAGCTTTCGGAAAAACCAGGTTTTTCGTCACTCACAAATCTTGTTGATTTGGAATTAAGCTATTGTAGGAAATTGAAATATTTGCCACCACTGAGTCGACTACCCTCTCTTAAGAGACTTTCTCTGTTCAGTCTTGATGAAATAGAGTACGTATCAGATTGTAGTGACAACAatgagttttctttttcttcatcagCATTCTTCCCATCTCTGCAGAAAATTTGGATCAATGACTGTCGTAAGCTGAAGGGCTGGTGGAGGAGGAGTGATTCTTATAATGTGGATGTCAATACTACTGATCATGCTTTACTGCTATTTCCTCGTCTTtcagaattaataatattgCGTTGCCCTATGTTGACTTCATTGCCAATGTTTCCACATCTGGAAGAAGAGTTATACCTACACATTGCCAGCTGGAAGCCAGTGCAACAAACAATAACGaatgcctcctcctcctccgctTCCTCTACACCCATTGCCTTTTCATCTGCTCCTCTCtccaaattgaagaaaataacGTTAGAACAAATTGAGGATCTAGAAACACTGCCAGAGGATGGGTTGCAAAACCTCATATCTCTCCAGCAATTGACAATAGTTGACTGCCAAAGATTAAAGTCTCTCTCCCAAGGTGTACAATATCTCACTGCGCTTCAAAACCTGGAGCTTACTGATTGTCCTCTGCTTGATCTAGGCAACGATGAGCACGGGATGCAATGGAAAGGGCTTAAAAGCCTCATCTCTTTGAAGTTTAAAGGTATTCCGAAACTGGTATCTCTCCCTTCAGGGCTTCAACATGTTACCACTCTACGAGAGCTCCAAATCTCAGATTGTCTCATGCTTGATCTAGGCAACAATGAGCACGGGATGCAATGGAAAGGGCTTAAAAGCCTCATCTCTTTGAAGTTTAAAGGTATTCCGAAACTGGTATCTCTCCCTTCGGGGCTTCAACATGTTACCACTCTACGAGAGCTCCAAATCTCAGATTGTCCCATGCTTGATATAGGCAACAATGAGCACGGGATGCAATGGAAGGGGCTTAAAAGCCTCATCTCTTTGAAGTTTTCGGGTATGCCGAAATTGGTGTCTCTCCCATTGGGGCTTCAATATGTTACAACTCTACGAGAGCTCCATATCATAGGTTGTTCGAGCTTGGTGGCTATACCAGAGTGGATCTGCAATTGGGCATCACTTGAGCAGTTCACAATTTTTAGATGCTCTGGTTTAACATCACTGCCTGAAGCAATGAGTAGGCTAACCACTCTACGAGAGCTCCGAATCTCAAATTGTCCCGTGCTTGATCTAGGCAACGGTATGCAATGGAAAGGGCTTAAAAGCCTCATCTCTTTAGATTTTGATAGCATTCCGAATCTGGTGTCTCTCCCATTGGGGCTTCAACATGTTACCTCTCTACGATGGCTCCAAATCTCAGATTGTTCAAGCTTGTTGGCTATACCAGAGTGGATCTACAATTGGGCATCGCTTGAGCAGTTCACAATTTCTGGATGCTCTGGTTTAACATCACTGCCTGAAGCAATGAGTAGTCTAACCTCTTTGAAAACGTTGGAAATTCAAGATTGCCCCATCTTATTACGAAGATGCGAACTTGGAGGTGAGGATCGGCCCAAGATTGCTCACATCCCAAAGCTGGACTTTCGTCTTCGTCCTTGA